Proteins encoded by one window of Propionispora hippei DSM 15287:
- a CDS encoding HAD family hydrolase — protein MVKMVAFDLDGTLCDSIPMCIEAICQAVSPYADHEITEKDVLETFGLNEIGMIKAVVNQNWEQALQDFYQYYDKLHHMCPEPFPGICELIDFLKEKHIIVALITGKGEKSCDITLKKLGLNYTFVEIVTGSEKSPNKAEAILYLMQKYAVKADEFYYVGDAVSDAVACNKAGVTCLSIAWAKLSNSSKLREINPSYVFETITELKTFFIR, from the coding sequence ATGGTTAAAATGGTCGCCTTCGATTTAGACGGTACTCTTTGTGATTCTATTCCAATGTGTATCGAAGCAATTTGTCAAGCTGTATCACCGTATGCAGATCATGAAATCACAGAAAAAGATGTTTTAGAAACTTTTGGACTCAATGAAATAGGAATGATAAAAGCGGTTGTAAATCAGAATTGGGAACAGGCATTACAGGATTTTTATCAATATTATGACAAACTTCATCATATGTGCCCTGAACCTTTTCCGGGTATCTGTGAATTAATCGACTTTTTAAAGGAAAAACATATTATTGTTGCTTTAATCACCGGAAAAGGAGAAAAAAGCTGCGACATCACTTTAAAGAAGTTAGGTTTAAATTATACTTTCGTTGAAATAGTGACAGGGTCTGAAAAAAGTCCTAATAAAGCAGAAGCGATTCTATATCTTATGCAAAAGTATGCAGTGAAAGCCGATGAATTCTATTATGTCGGTGATGCAGTATCCGACGCTGTTGCCTGTAATAAAGCCGGTGTCACCTGTTTATCCATAGCATGGGCAAAGTTATCTAATAGCAGCAAATTAAGAGAAATAAATCCCTCATATGTATTTGAAACCATTACAGAGCTAAAAACTTTTTTTATAAGGTGA